The DNA region GGAATCTGCCCACACTCCAATATTTGAAGAGCCTGAAAAAGTGTTACAGATTATACAGAATGATGTGTTAAAATGTAGAAATGATCTAGCTGACGCATATTAATACAAAGTATAATCATAATTTTTAGTTCAAACTTATTGAGGTGTCGCCAACATTTCCGACTTAAAACCACGTTAAGCCAATAATATCCAAACATAAGTATCATAAAGGATATATTAGAATTGTTTTGGTACTTTGTTTTTAGTAATACTTTTGGAACTGAAAATTACTTATAAATTAGCTATTTATAAGACTTTTATTGAGAGTACCTAAAACTATTCATTACCAAAGGTTCTTTAGTATACTCTCTTGCCGCACTATATAAAATTCTACATACTCTATATCCTCTTGGATCTAAATTCATTATGTTATCTAAATTTTCTCCTATATTTAATATTGTTAACTCTTCTTGATTCATATACTCCCCCCCAAATTTACTTTGTTTCTTCTAAAAACTCATCCAGTAATGCATCTTGCAATTTCTTAACAATTTCTGATGCTCTTCCACCTACAGGTTTTCCATCTATTTCACATGCAACCATACAAAATTGACCTGAACTTGTAACTATAACTTCGTCTGCATCCATTAATTCTTTTAAAGTAAATGGTGTTTCATTTACAGGAATATCAAATTTCTTACACATTTTTATAATATGTGCTCTTGCTATACCTGGTAAAATCAAATTATCTGCTGGGGCTGTTTTAAAAATACCATCTTTTATAATAGATACATTGCTATGTGCACATTCAGTTACTCTATCACCTCTATGAAATATCCCTTCTTGACATCCAGCTTCTTCAGTCTTCTGTGCTGCAATTACATTTGGTAATAGATTCAAAGTTTTTATATTGCAATGTAAAAATCTAGTATCTTCTAAAGTTATTAATTTTATTTTTTGTGACATATCCTTTATTTCTAATGGCTTTAATATAATCCAAATATTTGCCTTTACATCTTCCCCTGGGAAAGCATGATTACGCATACCCGTTCCTCTTGTAACTTGCCAATATACAAATTGCTCTCCAGAGTCAACTTTTTTAACCATTTCCTTAAGCAAAGCTTTTAGTTCATCCTTTGTATATGGAATTTTAATTTGTAATAAACCAGCACTGTTAAAAAAACGATCAATATGCTCATCTAATGCAAATATGTTGTGATTTCTACTATAAGTAGCATCATAAACTCCATCACCAAAATAACATACACGATCATTCATCGGTATTTTCATGCTCTCAATCAAATCATACTCTCCATTGTAATATCCTAAATTTTTCATTTAACTTACCCCCTATCAATTTAAGAAACTCATATTTTTATATGTATATTTTTAATTTTTTAATATTCATTTATGTGTTTTTTAATAATATAGTATGAATACATACTATATTATTAAACGGTTTTTTTCAATATTCTCTGAAACTTATGTATAATTTATTTTTTATTATGCTTTTCACAGAATTTTTTACTGTATTTCATTATTTATTACGAAAAATTTACGGTTTAATAAATTAACATTATTTTATTTACTAATTTCATTGCACAAAACACCCATTCCATCACTTTTCCACATCTCTTAAAATGTAATAAGTTTTCGTTCTATATATAACGCACAAAAGATTATTCACTGGAAATAATTACGCCTTAAATGGCTAGTACAATAATGATAACATGGGGTAATGGGAGCATCCGTGTAATCAGGGGCAAAGTAGGAATAAAAAAAGGCAGTACTGCCTTTTTTAGTTGATGAACAATATTAGAACTTTACGAACTAACTCTACTCACTTATTAACTTTCTAAATGACTTTACAATGTTTGAAAACTCGCTTAGGCCAATATCAAATCCTCCATTCAAAGATAGTTCTCTAAAAAAAGGATAACTTATGAGTTTTGTTATTGAATATACAACCTTTATATGACCTAATTTATCAAACGTCTCAAAATCTAATATAAATTCACATGGACTCATACTACATAAATGGGCTTTACCACTTCTTTTAATATCTATTTCATCCATGTTTAATAGAAATTTATTTAATTCATCAATTTCGATCCAAGTAGAGTTAAGTGCTCCTGCAAATGCCTCATTTTGAATAGATACAGATACTTTAATACTTGGCATTCTTTCTTTTTCAGATTCAATAAATACTATCTCGATAAATGATTTTCTATCTTCTGAAACTATTTTCATTTTTCTACTCCTATTCCTAATAACGTTCGCATAATCTTACTAGTCCGTATTAATTATATATAAGATGATACCATATTATTGATTAGTATGTTTATCATCTCTTTTGTTATTATCATTTCTTATGACTTTCTTTCCTCACATTTCCTCTTACTTTACATGGCAAATTCTTAGTATAATATCTATTGAAAAGTTATTTTCTAATTATATTTGCCAACAAACCAACTTTTTAAACAATTCCGAAGAAATATAAAAGCCCTTGAAATTCAGTGTTATCAAGGGTTTTATGGTGCTCCCGACAAGATTTGAACTTGCGACCTACTGATTACGAATCAGTTGCACTACCAGCTGTGCTACGGAAGCATGCATTTCCTTTTATTATATCAGATATTTCAATGGTTTAAAAGTATTTGGAATAATATTACATCATCAATCCTTGCTGCACCTTTAACATAACTTACAATCCAATCCTTAGCATAGAAATGATAAAGAATATACAATGGTAATTTTATAAAACAAAATCTAACTGCCAGTTACTAGTTTTATATGTACAAGACTAAAACCATAATCTATAATGGAAATAGTTAACTATTGTCGGTATAGTTTAACAAATACAGTAAGAAAGGGGTGGTTTTTATGAATAAAATTATGAGGTGGTTCTCCGACTAAAGTGGAGGAATAAATATATAATTCATCTATTCCTCCTATTAAACAAGAGGAGTGGTTATAATATGACATTAATGGAAACAGAAAGACTTTTTATTAGAAATTTTAAGGCAGATGATTGGAAGGATTTATATGAATATCTTTCTCAGGAATCAGTGGTTAAGGATGAGCCATATTATATTTACAATGAAGACCAATGTAAACAAGAAGCACTAAGACGTTCACAGCAAAATGCTTTTTGGGCTGTTTGCTTAAAAGAGAATAATAAATTAATAGGTAATGTGTATTTTCAGCAGCAAGAGCCTAAAGAATTTCTTACATGGGAAATAGGTTATGTTTTTAATCCTGAATATTATGGAAAAGGTTATGCTACAGAAAGCTGCAAAGAGATTTTAAATTATGGATTTAAGCAGCTAAATGCACGCAGAATAGTTGCTATGTGTAATCCTAAAAACATAGCATCCTGGAAATTGTTAGAACGATTAGCAATGCGAAAAGAAGGACATTTGCTAAACAACATATTTTTTAAGTATGATGAAGAAAGAAAGCCCATTTGGAGTGACACATATGAGTATGCACTATTAGCTGACGAATGGTTTAACTTTCCTAAATAAGCGTGGAATGATTTTTGATTATAAATTTAAAAAATGTATTTTGAAAAGTAGAATGCAGTAAAATTCCTTAGAATGCTTCACTACCAAAGGACGATTATTGAAAAGTTATATAAAAAATAACAACCTAGAGTGTTTATACCCTAGGTTGTTTCATATCTATCTATATTATTACATTTATAATCAATACCCCTATTAAACCCATAACTGAAATTATTGTTTCCATAACTGACCAGGACTTTATTGTCTCTCCAATACTAAGTCCAAAATATTCTTTAAACATCCAAAAGCCTGGATCGTTTACATGAGAGAATATAAGGCTACCTGCACCTGTTGCCAACACCATTAATGCTGGATTTACACTTGATGAAGAAATCATAGGTAATACTATGCCTGCAGTAGTCATAGCTGCAACTGTTGCTGACCCCAAGGATAAACGCAATATAGCTGCTATTGTCCATGCTAAAATTAAAGGTGATATATTTGTTCCCGCCATGATTGTAGCTATATATTTACCAACTCCACTGTCTATAAGAACTTGTTTTAAAGCACCACCTCCTGCTACTATTAATAATATCATAGCTATTCCACTGGCAGCCTCGGCTACGCTTTTCATTACATTTTCCATCTTTTTACCTCTCATTATTCCCAAGGTAAATATGGCAACTACTATAGATATAAACATTGCCATTAAAGGACTTCCCACGAATTCTGCAAACTGCCTTAATTGTGAAGTCTTTGCCAATGTCATCTCACATATAGCGGAAAATGCCATTAATATAGGAGGAATGATAGCTGTTAAGACACTAGTTGAAAAACTTGGCATTTCTTCTTCACTAACAATTTCTGTTTTAAATAGCTTACTATTTGCATTATGATCAAAGCCTTTTACAAATTTAGTTAAGAATGGACCAGCAACTATTACTGTTGGTATAGCTATTATAATTCCATAAATTAAGGTCATACTTACACTTGCCCCGTATATAGTAGCTATCGCTACTGGGCCTGGATGAGGTGGTAAAAATCCATGTGTAACAGAAAGTGCTGCTGCCATAGGAATTCCTATGTATAAAAGTGGTAACTCAGCAAATTCAGCAATAGTAAATACTAATGGTATAAGCAGTACAAATCCAACTTCATAGAACATAGCTATTCCTACAATAAATCCTGTAAGTACAACTGCCCATTGTATTCTTTTTATACCAAATTTGTTTATAAGACTTCTTGAAATTCTCTGGGCTGCTCCTGAGTCTGCTATGAGTTTTCCAAACATAGCTCCAAAACCTAAAATTAATGCTAAGCTCCCTAATGTACTTCCAACACCATTTTGTATGGAAGTTACGGTTTTAGCCGGTGACATTCCTTCAGCGATTCCAACAACTAAGGCTACAAAAATCAATGATATGAAACCGTTTAACTTAAACTTAATCATAAGTACTAATAATAATATAACACCTATGAGTACAATAAATAATGGCATAAAAATCCCCCCTGAATAATTTTTAATTTATATAATAAAATTTTTAAGTAAACATTTTCAATGAAGCTTAAATTAAATTCGGTAAGTAAATCAACCGTTAATTAGGCTAAACTCTTCTCTAAAAAATTTTAGAAAGAATTATAGAGATATTAATGTCTGAAAAATTACTTACCGAATTTAGAATTAAATCAAGCTCTTAATCAAATTTTATATACAGATTTACTCCATGTATCCACCTTTCATTGGTGATACTGCACATTTTGTATATATTCCCAAAACACCTTTAGTAAATCTAGGCGCTGGTTTTACCCATTTTTCTTTTCTTGCTTTTAATATATCATCAATTTCTTGTGGTGTTTTTTCTTCACCAGCT from Clostridium pasteurianum BC1 includes:
- a CDS encoding D-amino acid aminotransferase, whose amino-acid sequence is MKNLGYYNGEYDLIESMKIPMNDRVCYFGDGVYDATYSRNHNIFALDEHIDRFFNSAGLLQIKIPYTKDELKALLKEMVKKVDSGEQFVYWQVTRGTGMRNHAFPGEDVKANIWIILKPLEIKDMSQKIKLITLEDTRFLHCNIKTLNLLPNVIAAQKTEEAGCQEGIFHRGDRVTECAHSNVSIIKDGIFKTAPADNLILPGIARAHIIKMCKKFDIPVNETPFTLKELMDADEVIVTSSGQFCMVACEIDGKPVGGRASEIVKKLQDALLDEFLEETK
- a CDS encoding GNAT family N-acetyltransferase, giving the protein MTLMETERLFIRNFKADDWKDLYEYLSQESVVKDEPYYIYNEDQCKQEALRRSQQNAFWAVCLKENNKLIGNVYFQQQEPKEFLTWEIGYVFNPEYYGKGYATESCKEILNYGFKQLNARRIVAMCNPKNIASWKLLERLAMRKEGHLLNNIFFKYDEERKPIWSDTYEYALLADEWFNFPK
- a CDS encoding gluconate:H+ symporter; translated protein: MPLFIVLIGVILLLVLMIKFKLNGFISLIFVALVVGIAEGMSPAKTVTSIQNGVGSTLGSLALILGFGAMFGKLIADSGAAQRISRSLINKFGIKRIQWAVVLTGFIVGIAMFYEVGFVLLIPLVFTIAEFAELPLLYIGIPMAAALSVTHGFLPPHPGPVAIATIYGASVSMTLIYGIIIAIPTVIVAGPFLTKFVKGFDHNANSKLFKTEIVSEEEMPSFSTSVLTAIIPPILMAFSAICEMTLAKTSQLRQFAEFVGSPLMAMFISIVVAIFTLGIMRGKKMENVMKSVAEAASGIAMILLIVAGGGALKQVLIDSGVGKYIATIMAGTNISPLILAWTIAAILRLSLGSATVAAMTTAGIVLPMISSSSVNPALMVLATGAGSLIFSHVNDPGFWMFKEYFGLSIGETIKSWSVMETIISVMGLIGVLIINVII